A stretch of Campylobacter volucris DNA encodes these proteins:
- a CDS encoding nitronate monooxygenase, with product MSFKALKIGKHEIKYPIFQGGMGLGISWDRLASAVSLNGGLGIISSVGTGYYENRTHISKELNAKPYGSDNFYSKEGLKALIDNARKVCADAPLGCNILYASNNYAQIARNACELGFNVIVSGAGLPTNLPEFTQDYPDVALVPIVSSAKALKIICKRWQSRYNRLPDAVVVEGPKSGGHQGFTYEQCLMEEYQLENVVPQVAAEIKNWGDIPLIAAGGIWDKKDIEKMMSLGASGVQMGTRFLGTFECDASDEFKQVLLGCKEEDIELLKSPVGYPARGVRTNLLNLVDKRMGPKINCISNCVAPCGRGKEATKVGYCIADRLYDAWSGKKETGLFFTGANGYKLDKLISVEELMKKLVYGEDA from the coding sequence ATGAGTTTTAAAGCTCTAAAAATTGGAAAACATGAAATAAAATATCCTATTTTTCAAGGTGGAATGGGATTAGGAATAAGCTGGGATAGATTAGCTTCAGCAGTTTCTTTAAATGGTGGTTTAGGAATCATCTCTTCAGTTGGGACTGGGTATTATGAAAATAGAACACACATTAGTAAAGAATTAAATGCAAAACCTTATGGTAGTGATAATTTTTATTCTAAAGAAGGCTTAAAAGCTTTAATTGATAATGCTAGAAAAGTATGTGCAGATGCGCCTTTGGGGTGTAATATTTTATATGCGAGTAATAATTATGCTCAAATTGCTAGAAATGCTTGTGAGCTTGGCTTTAATGTGATAGTTTCTGGAGCAGGGCTTCCTACAAATTTACCTGAATTTACGCAAGATTATCCTGATGTGGCTTTAGTGCCTATAGTATCTTCAGCTAAAGCTTTAAAAATTATCTGTAAAAGATGGCAAAGTAGATATAATCGTTTGCCTGATGCTGTTGTGGTTGAGGGCCCAAAAAGTGGGGGCCATCAAGGTTTTACATATGAACAATGTTTAATGGAGGAATATCAATTAGAAAATGTTGTGCCTCAAGTTGCAGCCGAGATAAAAAATTGGGGTGATATTCCTTTGATCGCAGCAGGTGGAATTTGGGATAAAAAAGATATAGAAAAAATGATGTCTCTAGGGGCAAGTGGAGTTCAAATGGGAACTAGATTTTTAGGAACTTTTGAATGTGATGCAAGCGATGAATTTAAACAAGTTTTACTGGGTTGTAAAGAAGAAGATATAGAGCTTTTAAAATCTCCTGTGGGGTATCCTGCAAGAGGTGTGAGAACTAATCTTTTAAATTTAGTAGATAAAAGAATGGGGCCAAAAATTAATTGTATTAGCAATTGTGTTGCGCCTTGTGGTAGAGGAAAAGAGGCTACTAAAGTGGGTTATTGTATAGCAGATAGATTATATGATGCTTGGAGCGGTAAAAAAGAAACTGGATTATTTTTTACTGGTGCAAATGGTTATAAATTAGATAAATTAATCAGTGTTGAAGAATTGATGAAAAAATTAGTTTATGGTGAAGATGCTTAA
- a CDS encoding RelA/SpoT family protein, with the protein MKLVNDELLLDKLVEDIKNCKDLQKAKDILFLVFPKTQALKQAVDFCIQKHEGQFRKSGEPYAVHPILVASLVAFLSPVESMIIAALLHDVLEDTKCDENELRSYFGEEVTKLVQGLTKIVSIREDHLIQSGSNEKLAKSALTFRNMLLVGVEDVSVLVIKLCDRLHNMLTLNYLREDKQKRISEETLVVYAPIAHRLGISSIKNLLEDLSFKFLLPEEFAQIDNYINSKDQQIQLGFNEFISKIEMLFLENGFRQGSFIIHKRIKHNYSIYLKMQRKGVGLEEVLDLLGVRILVEKVYDCYLALGILHTHFNPLISRFKDYIALPKQNGYQTLHTTLFDAKNIIEAQIRTFDMHKTAEFGVAAHWKYKEGNIATPNLDWLADISMHGKENEDVQNFDAIELYEYAKDSLYIEDIAVYSPKGEIFTLPRGATALDFAYEVHTKVGLHAKTAFVNRMRVPLLTVLKNGDIVSIETSEEEFYRCSWIDSVKTGKARASIRDFCKQKKKELNHKIAINLLSTVFDEKANVIEEWLQKEKFSKKLRQIALDFNYFKEVIVCLRKYANHNQAYKFEQKEQKFESIVIGSNYKMTTIDFDYCCRPKRGDEIIAFRQANGAIIHHKLCEQAMKMIEENKEMVFAFWSDSSIKSYKIIVSIENKKGSLAEFLTTLAKMQVNLLNINSADSEPVLANYFEIQVEFPSNIDVESVKERLKARYKILDFISLNDAYNNH; encoded by the coding sequence TTGAAACTAGTAAATGATGAGTTATTGCTAGATAAACTTGTTGAAGATATAAAAAATTGCAAAGATTTGCAAAAAGCTAAAGATATTTTATTTTTGGTTTTTCCAAAAACACAAGCTTTAAAGCAAGCTGTTGATTTTTGCATACAAAAACACGAAGGTCAATTTAGAAAAAGCGGAGAACCTTATGCGGTTCATCCTATATTAGTAGCTTCTTTGGTGGCTTTTTTGAGTCCTGTTGAATCTATGATTATTGCTGCTTTATTGCATGATGTGTTAGAAGATACTAAGTGTGATGAAAATGAATTAAGATCTTATTTTGGTGAAGAAGTTACTAAGTTAGTCCAAGGCCTAACAAAAATTGTTAGTATAAGAGAAGATCATCTTATACAATCAGGATCTAATGAAAAACTTGCAAAATCTGCTTTAACTTTTAGAAATATGCTTTTAGTTGGTGTTGAAGATGTAAGTGTTTTGGTGATTAAACTTTGCGATAGATTGCATAATATGCTTACACTCAATTATTTAAGAGAAGATAAGCAAAAAAGAATCAGCGAAGAAACCTTAGTGGTTTATGCCCCTATTGCTCATAGACTTGGAATTTCAAGTATAAAAAATTTACTTGAAGATTTAAGTTTTAAATTTTTATTACCAGAAGAATTTGCACAAATTGATAACTATATCAACTCAAAAGATCAGCAAATTCAACTAGGTTTTAATGAGTTTATTTCCAAAATTGAAATGTTATTTTTAGAAAATGGCTTTAGACAAGGTAGTTTTATAATCCACAAAAGAATTAAGCATAATTATTCTATTTATCTTAAAATGCAAAGAAAAGGCGTAGGGCTTGAAGAAGTACTAGATCTTTTAGGGGTGAGAATTTTAGTAGAAAAAGTGTATGATTGCTACTTAGCTTTGGGAATTTTACATACTCATTTTAATCCTTTAATTTCAAGATTTAAAGATTATATTGCTTTGCCAAAACAAAATGGATATCAGACTTTACACACCACACTTTTTGATGCAAAAAATATTATTGAAGCTCAAATTCGCACCTTTGATATGCACAAAACTGCTGAATTTGGTGTAGCAGCGCACTGGAAATATAAAGAAGGCAATATTGCCACTCCAAATTTAGATTGGCTTGCTGATATTTCTATGCATGGTAAAGAAAATGAAGATGTTCAAAATTTTGACGCTATAGAACTTTATGAATATGCTAAAGATAGTTTATATATAGAAGATATCGCAGTTTATTCTCCAAAGGGTGAAATTTTTACCCTTCCAAGAGGAGCAACCGCACTTGATTTTGCTTATGAAGTTCATACAAAAGTAGGACTTCATGCTAAAACTGCATTTGTAAATCGTATGAGAGTTCCGCTTTTAACAGTGCTTAAAAACGGGGATATTGTTAGTATTGAAACTTCAGAAGAGGAATTTTATCGATGTTCGTGGATTGATAGTGTTAAAACAGGTAAGGCAAGAGCTAGTATTAGAGATTTTTGCAAACAAAAGAAAAAAGAGCTCAATCATAAAATCGCTATTAATCTTCTTTCTACGGTTTTTGATGAAAAAGCAAATGTAATAGAAGAATGGCTTCAAAAGGAAAAATTTAGTAAAAAATTAAGACAAATTGCCTTGGATTTTAATTATTTTAAAGAAGTAATTGTGTGTCTTAGAAAATATGCAAATCATAATCAAGCTTATAAATTTGAACAAAAAGAGCAAAAATTTGAAAGCATTGTGATTGGATCTAATTATAAAATGACAACGATTGACTTTGATTATTGTTGTAGGCCAAAAAGAGGTGATGAAATCATTGCTTTCAGACAGGCTAATGGAGCTATAATCCATCATAAATTATGCGAACAAGCTATGAAAATGATTGAAGAAAATAAAGAAATGGTGTTTGCATTTTGGAGTGATAGTTCGATTAAAAGTTATAAGATTATTGTTTCTATTGAAAATAAAAAAGGTTCTTTAGCTGAATTTTTGACTACTTTGGCTAAAATGCAAGTTAATCTTTTAAATATTAACTCAGCTGACTCAGAACCTGTTTTGGCTAATTATTTTGAAATTCAGGTTGAATTTCCAAGTAATATTGATGTAGAAAGTGTAAAAGAAAGATTAAAAGCAAGATATAAAATTTTAGATTTTATATCTTTAAACGATGCATATAATAATCACTAA
- the tyrS gene encoding tyrosine--tRNA ligase yields the protein MNFDEILQEVKRGVAEIIDEEKLSQLIKNYYEKGENFFIKAGFDPTAADLHLGHTVVLSKMAFLQKHGAIVQFLIGDFTAQIGDPTGKSVTRKKLDKEEVLKNAKTYEEQVFKILDPNKTQIHFNSKWLNELGAAGIVELTSTFSVARMLERDDFTKRFKEQSPISICEFLYPLLQGYDSVVLKSDIEMGGTDQKFNLLMGRQLQRTYNTSKEQAVIMMPLLEGLDGVNKMSKSLGNYIGVTEEAKDMYAKILSISDELMFRYYELLSQKSLSEIEQIKIDINEGRLHPKKAKENLALEITARFHSQNDALSAKEEFDKIHSNKELPSDIQEFTLQGKIWLAKAIVECQMENSTSAARRLINSNAVSVNGQKIQDEQYHLEQGEYILQVGKRKFAKIKVI from the coding sequence ATGAATTTTGATGAAATTTTGCAAGAAGTTAAAAGAGGTGTGGCAGAAATTATTGATGAAGAAAAGCTTTCACAATTGATAAAAAATTACTATGAAAAAGGTGAAAATTTTTTCATTAAAGCAGGGTTTGATCCTACGGCTGCAGATTTGCATTTAGGTCATACTGTTGTATTAAGCAAGATGGCATTTTTGCAAAAGCATGGGGCAATTGTGCAGTTTTTAATAGGAGATTTTACAGCCCAAATAGGAGATCCTACAGGTAAAAGTGTAACAAGAAAAAAGCTTGATAAAGAAGAAGTTTTAAAAAACGCAAAAACCTATGAAGAGCAAGTTTTTAAAATTTTAGATCCAAATAAAACGCAAATTCATTTTAATTCTAAATGGCTAAATGAGCTTGGTGCTGCTGGTATAGTGGAGCTAACTTCAACTTTTAGTGTAGCTAGAATGCTCGAAAGAGATGATTTTACCAAGCGTTTTAAAGAACAAAGTCCGATTTCAATTTGTGAATTTTTATATCCTCTTTTGCAAGGATATGATAGTGTTGTTTTAAAAAGTGATATTGAAATGGGCGGAACGGATCAAAAATTTAATCTTTTAATGGGAAGACAATTGCAAAGAACTTATAACACTTCTAAAGAACAAGCCGTGATCATGATGCCTTTACTAGAAGGATTAGATGGTGTTAATAAAATGAGTAAAAGTTTGGGTAATTATATTGGTGTTACAGAAGAAGCTAAAGATATGTATGCTAAAATTTTAAGCATTAGCGATGAATTGATGTTTAGATATTATGAGCTTTTAAGTCAAAAAAGTTTAAGCGAGATTGAACAAATAAAAATAGACATTAACGAAGGAAGATTACATCCTAAAAAAGCTAAAGAAAATTTAGCTTTAGAAATTACTGCTCGTTTTCATAGCCAAAACGATGCTTTAAGTGCAAAAGAAGAATTTGATAAAATTCATAGTAACAAAGAACTGCCAAGTGACATACAAGAATTTACTTTGCAAGGTAAAATTTGGCTAGCAAAGGCAATAGTGGAATGTCAAATGGAAAATTCTACTTCTGCTGCTAGAAGATTGATTAATTCTAATGCAGTGAGTGTTAATGGACAAAAGATACAAGATGAACAGTATCATTTAGAACAAGGTGAATATATATTACAAGTTGGAAAAAGAAAATTTGCTAAGATAAAGGTGATATAA